A window from Corynebacterium singulare encodes these proteins:
- a CDS encoding class C sortase, which produces MGKHGPADNSDSQKKKKKSINPNAIIAVVLILVGLGVLLYPVAATQWNNFNQSQAAKEYAKLEKQVPPEALNTAWEEAQEYNRQLGQVQVTDAWTTTTDEDSPEYQRYRQYLSVLSETDAMGRIVIPSIDSDLPIYHGTSEKSLSRGAGHLFGTDLPVGGVGEGEGRHASLSAHRGLQNSTLWDNLPDVKKGDAFYIMVSGEKLKYEVHDIQVVEPSETSHLTRQPGEDLVTLITCTPYGINTHRLLVTGHQVPMDPAEESVFNGTKTKWQWWMWAILAAAALVLILLILWWRKYVGGNKDDADALSDDPQ; this is translated from the coding sequence ATGGGCAAACACGGACCAGCAGATAATAGCGACTCGCAGAAGAAAAAGAAGAAGAGCATCAACCCCAACGCCATCATCGCGGTGGTGCTTATCCTCGTGGGGCTTGGCGTACTCCTCTATCCTGTTGCGGCCACGCAGTGGAATAACTTTAACCAGTCCCAGGCCGCAAAGGAGTACGCCAAGCTAGAGAAGCAAGTCCCTCCGGAGGCGCTGAACACCGCGTGGGAAGAGGCACAGGAGTACAACCGTCAGCTCGGCCAGGTCCAGGTGACTGATGCGTGGACCACGACCACTGATGAGGATTCCCCCGAGTACCAGCGCTACCGCCAGTACCTCTCTGTCTTGTCGGAAACTGACGCCATGGGTCGCATCGTCATTCCCTCGATTGATTCTGACCTGCCGATCTACCACGGCACCTCGGAGAAGTCCCTTTCCCGTGGTGCGGGTCATTTGTTTGGTACGGACTTGCCGGTGGGCGGCGTCGGCGAGGGCGAAGGCCGCCACGCCTCACTCTCCGCGCACCGCGGGCTCCAGAACTCCACGCTGTGGGACAACCTCCCGGATGTAAAGAAGGGCGATGCCTTCTACATCATGGTCAGTGGTGAAAAGCTCAAGTATGAGGTCCATGACATCCAGGTTGTTGAGCCTTCTGAGACCAGCCACCTCACTCGTCAGCCGGGCGAGGACCTCGTCACGCTCATCACGTGTACGCCCTATGGCATTAACACACACCGCTTGCTTGTCACGGGTCATCAGGTGCCGATGGACCCGGCTGAAGAGTCTGTCTTTAACGGCACTAAGACCAAATGGCAGTGGTGGATGTGGGCCATTCTGGCCGCTGCTGCTCTCGTGCTCATTCTTCTTATTTTGTGGTGGCGCAAGTACGTAGGCGGCAACAAGGACGACGCCGACGCGCTTTCCGACGATCCCCAGTAA